From Skermanella sp. TT6, a single genomic window includes:
- the nirB gene encoding nitrite reductase large subunit NirB, with the protein MMARPKERLVVVGNGMAGIRTVEELLQRDPDRYEITVFGAEPHVNYNRIMLSPVLAGEKTFDQIVLNDRSWYERNGITLLTGEKVETIDREARTVTSVGGRTVGYDRLLLATGSDPFIIPVPGRDLPGVVTFRDMFDVESMLRKAADGGRHAVVIGAGLLGLEAANGLAVNGMKVTVIHLMGTIMERQLDEAAGFLLQRELEGRGISVMTNADTKAILGDDHVTGVLLKDGREIPADLVVMAVGIRPSTGLAKSAGLAVERGVVVDDHMVTSDPAILAVGECVQHRGATYGLVAPLWEMARVCADQLAGRRDSAYAGSVTSTKLKVTGIDVFSAGDFGGGKDCEDIVFRDAARGVYKRIVLKGDRIAGAVLYGDTRDGAWYFQMLREAENVAPLRETLIFGPGFGGQGFGGAAANPKAAVAALSDDAEICGCNGVCKGAITRAIADKGLTTLDDVRSHTKASASCGSCTGLVEQLLELTLGDGYQAAAAAKPLCKCTHHPHDDVRRLIVAGELKSIPAVMQALEWKTPNGCHVCRPALNYYLLAAWPGEYRDDYQSRFVNERVHANIQKDGTYSVVPRMWGGLTSAKELRAIADVVDKFAIPTVKVTGGQRIDLFGVKKEDLPAVWKDLNDAGMVSGHAYAKGLRTVKTCVGSEWCRFGTQDSTGMGVKLERMTWGTWTPHKVKLAVSGCPRNCAEATIKDFGVVAVDSGWELYVAGNGGMKVRECDFLAKVETEEQVLEYCGAFLQLYREEARYLDRTAPWVERVGLDYVKKRVVEDGEGRRALFARFQFSQVFSQTDPWEERASRGVDSHEFAPLAMVG; encoded by the coding sequence GCGATCCCGACCGGTACGAGATCACCGTGTTCGGCGCCGAGCCCCACGTGAACTACAACCGCATCATGCTGTCGCCGGTGCTGGCCGGCGAGAAGACCTTCGACCAGATCGTCCTGAACGACCGCTCCTGGTACGAGCGGAACGGCATCACCCTGCTGACCGGCGAAAAGGTCGAGACGATCGACCGGGAGGCCCGGACGGTGACCTCGGTCGGCGGCAGGACGGTCGGCTACGACCGGCTGCTCCTGGCGACCGGCTCGGACCCGTTCATCATCCCGGTGCCCGGCCGCGACCTGCCCGGCGTGGTGACCTTTCGTGACATGTTCGACGTGGAGTCCATGCTGAGGAAGGCCGCCGACGGCGGCAGGCACGCCGTCGTGATCGGCGCCGGCCTGCTGGGGCTGGAAGCGGCCAACGGGCTGGCGGTCAACGGCATGAAAGTGACCGTGATCCACCTGATGGGCACGATCATGGAACGCCAGCTCGACGAGGCGGCGGGTTTCCTGCTCCAGCGCGAGCTGGAAGGCCGCGGCATCTCCGTGATGACGAATGCCGACACGAAGGCCATCCTGGGCGACGACCACGTGACCGGCGTGCTGCTGAAGGACGGGCGCGAGATCCCGGCCGACCTGGTGGTCATGGCGGTCGGCATCCGGCCCAGCACCGGGCTGGCGAAGTCCGCCGGCCTTGCGGTCGAGCGCGGCGTCGTGGTGGACGACCATATGGTGACCTCCGACCCCGCCATCCTGGCGGTCGGCGAGTGCGTGCAGCACCGCGGGGCGACCTATGGCCTGGTGGCGCCGTTGTGGGAGATGGCCCGGGTCTGCGCCGACCAGCTCGCGGGCAGGCGGGACTCCGCCTATGCCGGCTCGGTCACCAGCACCAAGCTGAAGGTGACCGGCATCGACGTGTTCTCGGCCGGCGACTTCGGCGGCGGCAAGGACTGCGAGGACATCGTCTTCCGCGACGCCGCGCGCGGAGTCTACAAGCGCATCGTGCTGAAGGGGGACAGGATCGCCGGCGCCGTGCTGTACGGCGACACGCGGGACGGCGCCTGGTACTTCCAGATGCTCCGGGAGGCGGAGAACGTCGCCCCCTTGCGCGAAACCCTGATTTTCGGCCCTGGATTCGGGGGCCAAGGCTTCGGGGGTGCCGCCGCAAACCCTAAGGCCGCCGTTGCCGCCCTCTCCGACGATGCGGAGATCTGCGGCTGCAACGGCGTGTGCAAGGGCGCCATCACCAGGGCCATCGCCGACAAGGGCCTGACCACGCTGGACGACGTGCGGTCGCACACCAAGGCGTCCGCCTCCTGCGGGTCCTGCACCGGGCTGGTCGAGCAGCTGCTGGAGCTGACGCTCGGCGACGGCTACCAGGCCGCCGCGGCCGCCAAGCCCCTGTGCAAATGCACCCACCATCCCCACGACGACGTGCGCCGGCTGATCGTCGCGGGGGAGCTGAAGAGCATCCCGGCGGTCATGCAGGCTCTGGAATGGAAGACGCCCAACGGCTGCCATGTCTGCCGGCCGGCGCTCAACTACTACCTGCTGGCGGCGTGGCCGGGCGAGTACCGGGACGATTACCAGTCCCGTTTCGTCAACGAGCGGGTCCACGCCAACATCCAGAAGGACGGGACATATTCGGTCGTGCCGCGGATGTGGGGCGGCCTGACCTCCGCCAAGGAGCTGCGGGCCATCGCCGACGTGGTGGACAAGTTCGCCATCCCGACGGTCAAGGTCACCGGCGGCCAGCGGATCGACCTGTTCGGCGTGAAGAAGGAGGACCTTCCCGCCGTCTGGAAGGACCTGAACGACGCCGGGATGGTCTCCGGCCACGCCTATGCCAAGGGGCTGCGGACGGTGAAGACCTGCGTCGGGTCCGAATGGTGCCGGTTCGGCACCCAGGATTCGACCGGCATGGGCGTCAAGCTGGAGCGGATGACCTGGGGCACCTGGACCCCGCACAAGGTCAAGCTGGCGGTCTCGGGCTGCCCGCGCAACTGCGCCGAGGCGACCATCAAGGATTTCGGCGTCGTCGCGGTGGACAGCGGCTGGGAGCTCTACGTCGCCGGCAACGGCGGCATGAAGGTCCGGGAATGCGACTTCCTCGCCAAGGTCGAGACCGAGGAGCAGGTGCTGGAATATTGCGGCGCCTTCCTCCAGCTCTACCGGGAAGAGGCCCGATACCTGGACCGCACGGCGCCGTGGGTCGAGCGGGTCGGCCTCGACTATGTGAAGAAGCGGGTGGTCGAGGACGGCGAGGGCCGGCGCGCCCTGTTCGCCCGCTTCCAGTTCTCGCAGGTGTTCTCGCAGACCGATCCTTGGGAGGAGCGCGCTTCCCGGGGCGTCGATTCCCAT